DNA from Biomphalaria glabrata chromosome 14, xgBioGlab47.1, whole genome shotgun sequence:
taaaaaaaagtaaccaattagacaattaagtactggtaattaattagtaattTGATACCGAAAAGGGAAACCattacttcagtattcacagatatggctaacgTTGTTGTGTTTAGTCCACTTAAATAGTTGCTAACTCTATTTCTCCTTCAAACATTCACCGAACAAGCCGATATTTCaacaatgaatcaataaacaaaaatactcaatcaATTCATTATTGGTAGgcctaatttatttttatttgatataaaaaagagaaataacttctacattattgaatcaataaaaaacaaagattagGAATAGAACTTGTGTGTCAAATACTTTGTCTGGCCAATTTATGCTCAGAATTTCACGGAGGTAGATCTTGTGGGAGCATTTCAGCTTCTTTGCGTTCTATCCACGTTTCAGATCCGTACAGCAACGACAGGAGGATGACAACCTGATAGAGACCTAGCTAGGTCATTACACATTTCGACGTCCTCACAGCTGTTCCACTTTGCGGCCTGCACCCACCCACCCATTCCTCTGCTCTTAAATGAATGTTTTctctcaagtttttttttttttttttaagaaaaaaaaaattgggaattaccgaaatgattttatttcttataactgtaaagtttttttttttactagctaGGTCTTTGTCTATTTATTAAAAGATTATCATTGTTCAGACTCTTAGGCTGTTTGACTATAACGAGATACATATACAAGGTAATATAATAGCTACTTATAATATTTAGTTTCACTGAgctaaagtttatattttaaatgcatTTCATTAATTTCGAGGCATTCATTTTATCAAATAGGTtgttatctgaaaaaaaaaaaaaaacaataacaaacaacaacaatgagtAAATAGACGATTGTCAAGGAAGCTTTATGCTGTGCGGGGTTTCCCGAACCTTTTTCTGCAATGGAACACGTGACAATAGTTGAATATTTTACGAAACACCTGCctaattttcttaattttgatGAGTCATAAATCATACTTgtatatacctttttttttatacgcctacattaaaactttatatttatttattataattttttgtgtgCACTGCGCAATTCAATCATAATTATACAAGGCTTAATAAGAAAACACTATGTTTTAAGTTCTGTCTTTCCAGCTCTGcctcaacggagtggctctcagcatggaaaagctacctaagtaccttggtgtaactttagatcgtaaactaaaaatgtgtgagcacatccaggatgttgtaagaaaggcctcagggaaactttgcattgtgcggaagctggcatccacgaagtggggagcccgagcagacatgctccgatccctgtatttaggagcagtccgatcacagatagactacagcctacctgtgcaaatttatggctctaggactgctcttgaacaacttgataaaatacagtcccaagcactaagatctgtctgtggaacctttaggacaagtccagtgaatgcggctgaaataatggctaatatagctccattaacccttaggagggaaaggtcagtactgacctgctatgagcggtataaaaggctggatgaatacctcccagctagaaaactagtggatggttggagatgcagaagacgtatccagatgcagtcttttatgcatcatgccactagactatctgatgaagctggcctctccaccaaccgacaaaacattcaacgctttcatccccttccccccttggtgtcgcccaacaaccccagacatacgcttgaaattagtagaccccaATGCCACTcagcaaagccgttcatctaacgaccttcaaatcctagctctggagaccattaataccttcaagcccagtgccatttttgcatacactgatgggtcggcatcaatagattctggaagagcaggctatgaagcctacatcgactttcttggctctcacacagtcaaaatctttggaccatgtggtagtgtttgcagttttgatgcggagaccatggcagtctgtgaagccttaaaagtcattgactctcaactcggcgagggaaatttgagggcaacacagattgttgtggtcactgactcaaaatctgtactacatgctttgcaaagccccggaccatggccccccaatatcaacactgtcatcatggcttcacataacatcaaacaacgctatggcacccctgtaataatgcagtgggtaccgagtcacataggtgtgactggcaacacaatcgcagactctttggcccaccagggagggcaaattccacccactgaacaggctgtaagctttcatcaagccctggctataatacaaaaaaaaacagaaatggaaaagtggtttgagtgctgggacaagtcccaaaaagcccgtggagtctgggagtgcatgaggcgccctgaccgcacttccccatggtggaggctgtccaggcctgagcaatctattatagcacagtgaaggacaggccactgtcctgttggctcatatttctcgcggctatggccaaattttgattcacggtgccccctcTGCTGGGAAGAAGAGAAAACCGTGCcacatattctgtttgactgccccagacttgctgatctccgtctcgacaggtctgggaaacccaaaattctcgacctgtatggcgacatttatgcactacgcaagacagcagggtttctgtccagggcttttgcaagagagggtttgagcctctcaagccctcactctaatggagtttgatgatgatgatgatgaagttCTGTCTTATTCTTTTTTAGACACCAGTGCTTGAcctttcttaactctttctctcctaactgacgataccaacgttaattccatcagaatgtggtaaataattacggagagaaagagttaacaatgaCTTGCATTATTGGCTAGATTTTGATaacaagcgaaaaaaaaaagatccagaCGTCTCTGTGTGCAGTTATTCGATATGAACTTCTGTGTTGCGTCTGTTATTGTATttagttgcaaaaaaaaaaaatggttgtaaTTTTtcttacatgttttggatgatCCTTGAGAATTGAAGAGAATCTAtctcctagtccaaacctcccgctggactacgggggatggcagtgggcagggtaagACCGAATGAATGTGAAGCAAGCTTACcaaacgaccaggcagcctaccAGAGATCGGCAACAAGCAGAACTTGTCTCATAGATAACTATCAAAAAACGAAATAAAGGCTACTTGTCATTTGTCATATGCGAGAGAACAGCTGGAGTATACTTTGAAAGACCGCGGAACATACATCCGAGGCttaatgtttgtaaatgtgCCTATCAAAAAACCTACATAGACCGAGCCGAAGAGATTTGGTTGAGCATGTAGGTTACATATAGGTCCTTAATGTCACCTGAATTAGCTTTCGAGTTGCCCAATTTGAGGCACTAATGTCTCGTATCTGCAGCAGGAACAAAgacttgatttttaaaaaacccatTCAGATTTGTCCTCTAAAAGTAATCCTATTTCTTATTAAAGTAAATACACTTAGGCCTACAGTAAAATTTGATCTATTGTGTTTCAGATGTCTCAATGCGGGTCGAAACTTGTTTCCTTTGGTACGTACATTAACATAGAGCTCATAAAAGACTAGAAAGGTTACAATGTGTTTCTTAAGTGTTATCTAAGCTTGAAAGAGAACccaaatatagaaatgtacataggACTATACCATGTGATAGGCAGAGGTTAACTGTATGCATTTCTGATTATGTACTTTAGTATGTTTAATCttaatttaatctaaatattataattacttttaaatatgtTGCTATTTGAAagaaagatatatattttacaaatagtCCTCCCCGTGCATCACTAAgtctaaacattaaattgtaGTAGACAGCTATTTGTATAAAACTCCTTCTATACGTTTAATTTAAACTGCACATAATTTGTCTTGTTTTGACAGAGGCTTGTAAAATACCGAAGAAAAACAAAGCAATTCTAACAATAAATGATGAAGAACAACAGCATACAATTTGTTTAAATACAGTGAAACTTGAAGAGACCAACGCAACAGGAGCTGATGTTAGTGTCAAGCTTATAAAAACTTATCACaactttgttgttattttttttacaatatatcCCTTTGACTGTTGGGAAGGGTTTCTCCCAAACAGACAGGCGTGGACCTGTTGCTATTCACCCCAAGTACTGTCTGGTTCCACAATGCCAACGACCATTACTACGATTTGAAACGTGCCATAGACCTAGAGCTCGACCTACGGTCCTGGACCCGTtcgttaaaagaaaaaaatacgcGCTAGCCACGGGGAAATTATTCATAGTCCATTTCTATAACCGCCACAGAACCGTGAAAGGACTTGCACTCCAATGCTCGTATTATGGTGGCCTCCTTGTGAAACTCATGGCGAACCTTTAGAACTGATTCAGCGTTAATCGGGTTTGTCTTTCATCCCCACCTAAGCGGGAAAAAAAATGGGGGAGTGGGGCTTCAAATgaagaaataattttagtaGTTTCACCACGGCAGGAATTAGAGATAATCCTCTTGAGCTTGTCATTGCAAAGCCCCCAAATCCGTTAAGTTCTATACTGACACATAATTCTTCTAGAGATGGTGCGAGGTAGCGGTGAGTTAAGTAGCAGAAGTAATAAGAAATGTTTCTATTGTCACAAATCATGTGTTGATtgtcttaatgtttttctttatattcaattaaaaaaatgtttttgcattttattgcttaaagttttaaagaacatcatcatcatcaaactccattagagtgagggcttgagaggctcaaatcctctcttgcaaaagccctggacagaaaccctgctgtcttgcgtagtgcataaatgtcgccatacaggtcgagaattttgggtttcccagacctgtcgagacggagatcagcaagtctggggcagtcaaacagaatatgtgGCACGGTTTTCTCTTCTTCCCAGCAgagggggcaccgtgaatcaaaatttggccatagccgcgagaaatatgagccaacaggacagtggcctgtcctgcactgtgctataatagcttgctcaggcctgtacagcctccaccacggggaagtgcggtcagggcgcctcatgcgctcccagactccacgggctttttgggacttgtcccagcactcaaaccacttttccatttctgttttttttgtattatagccagggcttgatgaaagcttacagcctgttcagtgggtggaatttgccctccctggtgggccaaagagtctgcaattgtgttgccggAACATCGGACATTTTTACGATAAGCTTACTtttctattttctctctttcatttctctcacatcaccttttctcttttttttctctactatctccctctctttactttatattttctctctattatttcctctctctctctcttccaattttctttaattttctctttcttttttctgttaCCTCCTCTGTTATtctcttattttattattacttattatttatttctacttaactcttctttctctcttcctgtctgtctgtctctctgtcgtgcatttttttatctttatttttttctgtcacTATGACTATGACGATACatgcaatttattttaaagcttaagctgttatcttttttttttcaatgaatgaCTTAGTTGAAGTCATCAGTTTTGGATCAAGTGCCTGCATATCGCGACAGAACAACTTCAACAAATATAGTCCTACTGCTGTACCACGTCGTGGATGGGCAGGAGTTGCTCATTTCAGAAGAA
Protein-coding regions in this window:
- the LOC106063847 gene encoding uncharacterized protein LOC106063847; its protein translation is MSQCGSKLVSFEACKIPKKNKAILTINDEEQQHTICLNTVKLEETNATGADLKSSVLDQVPAYRDRTTSTNIVLLLYHVVDGQELLISEEESLETIMNRLNQSVPCYLKIRQK